Proteins from one Ornithobacterium rhinotracheale genomic window:
- a CDS encoding lipocalin family protein has protein sequence MKKLLLATMAGALFTACGSSDDSPQPPKPNPEKDYATLIIGKWHNSRMDVIYSKKGNVEIKDFTKYPKYDICRKKSYVEFTKGGERIERNYNFREGECKIDSVASVKYKLEGNRVIIGDEEGQILKLTDKELVVISDERDLDEDGKPEKNKFYLVRVK, from the coding sequence ATGAAAAAATTATTATTAGCCACAATGGCAGGAGCCTTGTTCACAGCTTGTGGTAGTAGCGATGATAGTCCACAACCACCCAAACCGAACCCAGAGAAAGATTATGCCACACTTATTATTGGAAAATGGCATAATTCAAGAATGGATGTTATTTATTCTAAGAAAGGGAATGTTGAAATCAAGGATTTTACAAAGTATCCAAAATATGATATTTGTCGAAAAAAATCATATGTAGAATTTACTAAGGGAGGAGAGCGTATAGAAAGAAACTATAATTTTCGTGAAGGAGAATGTAAAATAGATTCTGTAGCCTCAGTTAAATATAAATTGGAGGGCAATAGAGTAATAATAGGTGATGAAGAAGGTCAAATTTTAAAATTAACAGACAAAGAGTTGGTTGTGATTTCAGATGAAAGAGATTTAGATGAAGATGGAAAACCAGAAAAAAATAAATTTTATTTAGTTCGAGTAAAATAG